The following coding sequences lie in one Alphaproteobacteria bacterium genomic window:
- a CDS encoding co-chaperone GroES: MKVRPLHDRVLVQRIGEEETTAGGIIIPDTAKEKPSQGKVLAVGPGTRDEAGKLQPLDVRKGNTVLFGKWSGTEVKIDGDDLLIMKESDIMGIIE, encoded by the coding sequence ATGAAAGTCAGGCCACTTCACGACCGGGTGCTGGTTCAACGCATCGGTGAGGAGGAGACGACTGCGGGCGGGATTATCATTCCCGATACCGCCAAGGAAAAGCCTAGTCAGGGTAAGGTGCTCGCCGTCGGACCGGGCACCCGTGACGAGGCCGGCAAGTTGCAGCCGCTCGACGTTCGAAAAGGTAACACTGTGCTGTTTGGCAAGTGGTCAGGCACGGAAGTCAAGATCGATGGGGACGACCTGTTGATCATGAAGGAATCCGACATCATGGGAATAATCGAATAG
- the hfq gene encoding RNA chaperone Hfq encodes MAAEKSQNVQDVFLNYVRKNKTPLTVFLVNGVKLQGVITWFDNFCVLLRRDGISQLVYKHAISTVMPVAPIQLFEANQNDETE; translated from the coding sequence ATGGCAGCGGAGAAATCGCAAAACGTTCAGGACGTATTCCTGAACTATGTGCGGAAGAACAAGACGCCGTTAACCGTGTTCTTGGTAAACGGGGTGAAGTTGCAGGGTGTGATCACCTGGTTCGATAATTTTTGTGTGCTGTTGCGTCGCGATGGAATATCGCAGCTAGTATACAAGCACGCTATCTCAACGGTGATGCCGGTGGCGCCGATCCAGCTTTTCGAGGCGAATCAGAACGACGAAACAGAGTGA
- a CDS encoding D-amino-acid transaminase, protein MTRVAYVNRRYVPHHSAQVHIEDRSMQFADGVYEVVAVLNGKLVDREWHHERLERSLGELGIAIPMSRAALDAVLEEMVRRNRVDEGIVYLQVGRGVAPREHTFPAHVRPSVVATARSSRPASASALIEGVRVVSTHDQRWERCDVKSVALLPNVLAKQGAAEAGAFEAWQVDADSMVTEGTHSNAWIVDHDGAIVTRPESNAILSGITRRRLLAVARDAGLPVVERAFSLDEAKAAREAFLTSTSSFVVPVVQIDDKVIANGRPGSVTEHLLTLYLAFASSS, encoded by the coding sequence ATGACCCGCGTTGCCTACGTCAATAGACGCTATGTGCCGCACCATTCCGCACAGGTCCATATCGAAGACCGCAGCATGCAATTTGCTGATGGTGTCTATGAGGTCGTGGCGGTCCTCAATGGCAAGCTGGTTGACCGGGAATGGCATCATGAGCGGCTTGAGCGTTCGTTGGGCGAACTCGGCATCGCGATACCGATGTCCCGCGCTGCCCTCGACGCGGTGCTCGAAGAGATGGTGCGACGGAATCGGGTTGACGAGGGTATCGTCTACCTGCAAGTCGGCCGCGGTGTAGCGCCGCGCGAACATACTTTTCCGGCACACGTCCGTCCCTCGGTGGTGGCGACGGCGCGCTCATCTCGTCCGGCAAGCGCCTCCGCCTTGATAGAGGGAGTGAGGGTGGTGTCGACTCATGACCAGCGTTGGGAACGCTGCGACGTAAAGTCGGTGGCTCTACTTCCCAATGTTCTTGCCAAACAGGGGGCAGCAGAGGCTGGCGCCTTTGAGGCCTGGCAGGTCGATGCCGACAGCATGGTCACCGAGGGAACCCACTCCAACGCCTGGATCGTGGACCACGATGGCGCCATCGTCACCCGTCCGGAAAGTAACGCGATCCTGAGCGGCATCACCCGCCGCCGCTTGCTGGCGGTTGCGCGCGATGCTGGTTTGCCGGTGGTCGAGCGCGCCTTTAGCCTGGACGAGGCCAAAGCTGCCCGGGAAGCCTTCCTCACCAGCACCAGCTCTTTTGTCGTGCCCGTGGTGCAAATTGATGACAAGGTTATTGCAAACGGCCGCCCTGGCAGTGTGACTGAGCACCTTCTCACCTTGTATCTTGCCTTCGCGAGTTCCTCTTAG
- a CDS encoding potassium transporter TrkG, with protein MALALDEGESLAAAGFSLGAGAALFVGVALFIVGRDAGRGVDRRQALALTVLAWVSLALFGAIPIAYSSGVEKYTGAVFEAMSGLTTTGLSIFADPGIIERSIVLWRAILQYLGGFGTLLFAVALAPSLAMPTDVVAEVGRRRGQGSFRPQFAQALKIVAISYVTLTTFCLVALLLSGLPPFLALCYALTTLSTGGFVPNTGGPSGLGNAMVEIVLIVFMMAGAMNFLVHWAALNGQRRVYRCDPELGFWLVLLSVSVAVLWLVQIAAGSPGSMAGLRDTVFFVVSAATTTGFPSQTSTVATSVFGLMLLAGLALIGGASASTAGGVKLVRALLLLRQSARELRRLNHPHGIVPVKVGRAAVDDKVMQTVWSFFVLFLFCLILLTITLSATGLHFETALALALSALTNSGPLLSQVTEVKADLADLGTVAKWLLLTGMLVGRLEVFAVLVLLTPVFWQRRALEKP; from the coding sequence TTGGCGCTGGCACTTGACGAGGGCGAGAGCCTGGCTGCAGCTGGCTTTTCTCTTGGGGCCGGGGCGGCATTGTTCGTTGGTGTGGCACTGTTCATCGTCGGCCGTGATGCCGGACGCGGTGTCGATCGCCGTCAGGCCTTGGCGCTCACCGTTCTTGCCTGGGTAAGCTTGGCGCTGTTTGGCGCAATTCCCATCGCCTATAGCAGCGGTGTGGAAAAATATACCGGCGCCGTATTCGAGGCTATGTCTGGTCTGACTACGACCGGGCTTTCGATCTTCGCGGATCCAGGAATAATCGAGCGCAGCATCGTCTTGTGGCGCGCCATCCTGCAATACCTAGGCGGCTTCGGCACGCTGCTCTTCGCTGTTGCGCTAGCTCCAAGCCTGGCCATGCCCACCGATGTGGTCGCCGAGGTTGGACGGCGGCGAGGGCAGGGATCTTTCCGCCCCCAATTTGCCCAAGCTCTAAAAATCGTCGCGATATCCTATGTCACTTTGACGACCTTTTGCCTGGTAGCGCTGCTACTCTCTGGCTTGCCGCCGTTTTTGGCGCTTTGCTATGCGCTCACGACACTATCTACGGGTGGCTTTGTACCGAACACGGGCGGCCCGTCTGGTCTTGGCAACGCTATGGTCGAGATCGTTCTGATCGTCTTCATGATGGCCGGCGCGATGAATTTTCTGGTCCATTGGGCCGCTCTTAACGGTCAGCGTCGGGTTTACCGTTGCGACCCAGAGCTTGGCTTTTGGCTGGTATTGCTGAGCGTCTCGGTGGCGGTCCTCTGGCTAGTGCAAATTGCCGCTGGCTCACCTGGCAGCATGGCCGGATTGCGTGATACGGTGTTCTTCGTGGTATCGGCGGCGACGACCACCGGCTTTCCCAGCCAGACCTCGACCGTCGCCACATCCGTCTTCGGGCTTATGCTCCTTGCAGGCCTTGCTTTGATTGGCGGCGCCTCGGCGTCAACTGCTGGCGGGGTCAAACTCGTGCGGGCCTTATTGTTGCTGCGCCAGAGCGCTCGTGAATTGCGCCGCCTCAATCACCCACACGGCATCGTCCCGGTAAAGGTCGGCCGGGCGGCGGTGGATGATAAGGTCATGCAGACCGTCTGGTCATTTTTCGTTCTTTTTCTCTTCTGTCTAATCCTCTTGACTATCACGCTGTCAGCGACCGGCCTGCATTTCGAGACTGCCTTGGCGCTGGCTTTAAGCGCTCTTACCAATTCCGGTCCGCTGCTGTCTCAGGTCACTGAGGTGAAGGCGGATCTTGCTGATCTCGGGACGGTCGCCAAGTGGTTGCTTTTGACAGGCATGTTGGTCGGCCGTCTGGAAGTATTCGCGGTTCTGGTGCTATTAACACCGGTCTTTTGGCAACGACGAGCCTTGGAGAAACCATGA
- the trkA gene encoding Trk system potassium transporter TrkA, with protein sequence MKVLVCGAGEVGFNIARHLADEDNDVVVIDHSRERIQKVGKALDVQALMGYASHPDMLMQGGAGDADMLIAVTQSDEINIVACQVAHTLFNVPTKIARVRNQAYLEPAWADLFSRDHMPIDVVISPEMEVAQSVARRLDVPGALDMADFADDKVRLVAVRLGEDCPVLNTPLRQLNELFPDLAITIVSINRGDRSLYPDPLEQLQSGDEIYFISETAAVPRAMTLFGHEEEAARRLIIVGGGNIGVLLARQIENSNPSINLKLIEFDKARAEYVADTLEHTIVLNGDALDADLLEEANVAAAETIITVTDNDEANVLVSVLAKRHGCLRAVTLINASTYAPLISPLGIDASVSPREITVSTILQHVRRGRIRSVYTVRAGAAEVIDAEAMKTSPLVGSPLKDVRLPKGVLVGAVVRGDEVIVPRGDTVIKEHDRVILFAPHDMVKKVEQMFAVAIGFF encoded by the coding sequence GTGAAAGTGCTTGTTTGCGGCGCCGGCGAGGTGGGATTCAATATCGCCCGCCATCTGGCCGACGAAGATAATGATGTCGTGGTTATCGATCATTCGCGCGAACGCATTCAAAAGGTGGGGAAGGCGCTCGATGTGCAGGCGCTAATGGGCTATGCATCGCATCCGGATATGCTAATGCAGGGCGGCGCTGGGGATGCGGACATGCTCATCGCCGTGACCCAGTCGGACGAAATCAATATTGTTGCCTGCCAAGTCGCCCACACGCTATTCAACGTGCCGACCAAGATCGCGCGCGTGCGCAATCAGGCCTACCTGGAGCCGGCCTGGGCGGATTTATTCAGCCGAGATCATATGCCGATCGACGTGGTCATCTCGCCGGAGATGGAGGTTGCGCAATCGGTTGCTCGCCGTCTTGATGTGCCTGGTGCGCTCGATATGGCCGACTTTGCTGACGACAAGGTGAGGCTTGTGGCCGTGCGACTCGGCGAGGACTGCCCAGTGCTCAACACACCACTGCGTCAGCTTAACGAGCTATTCCCCGATCTCGCCATCACCATTGTCTCTATCAACCGCGGCGACCGCAGCCTCTATCCGGATCCATTGGAACAGCTGCAGTCCGGAGATGAGATCTATTTCATCTCCGAGACGGCTGCCGTGCCGCGCGCCATGACGTTATTCGGCCACGAGGAAGAGGCGGCGCGGCGACTTATCATCGTTGGCGGCGGCAATATCGGCGTACTGTTGGCGCGCCAGATAGAGAACAGCAATCCGTCGATCAACCTCAAGCTCATAGAATTCGACAAGGCCCGCGCTGAATACGTCGCAGACACGCTCGAGCACACCATTGTGCTCAACGGCGATGCCCTCGATGCCGACTTGCTGGAGGAAGCCAATGTCGCCGCTGCCGAAACCATCATCACAGTGACCGACAATGACGAGGCGAACGTGTTGGTCTCTGTATTGGCTAAACGCCATGGCTGTTTGCGCGCCGTGACGCTGATCAATGCTAGCACCTATGCGCCCCTGATCTCGCCCCTCGGCATCGATGCTTCTGTGAGTCCGCGAGAGATCACGGTCTCAACCATTCTGCAGCATGTGCGGCGTGGTCGTATCCGCTCGGTCTATACTGTGCGGGCCGGTGCAGCCGAGGTGATCGATGCTGAGGCAATGAAAACCTCTCCCCTTGTCGGCTCACCTTTGAAGGATGTCAGGCTGCCGAAAGGTGTTCTGGTCGGTGCTGTGGTGCGCGGTGACGAGGTGATCGTGCCGCGTGGAGATACCGTCATAAAGGAACATGACAGAGTCATTCTGTTCGCTCCCCACGATATGGTGAAGAAGGTCGAACAGATGTTTGCAGTGGCGATCGGCTTCTTCTGA
- a CDS encoding sigma-54 dependent transcriptional regulator: MATDILIVDDERDICSLISGILVDEGYKARVAGDADSALAEIEDRQPDAILLDIWLEGSRLDGMALLKLLKERDMDMPVIMISGHGNIQTAVTSIKFGAYDFIEKPFEADRLLLCIERGLEAFRLRRENAELRLRTGRQIEIVGKSQSVKQLREAVSKVAPTGSRVLINGPAGSGKEVVARAIHAQSGHEQAPFVAINAAAITPERMEEKLFGVDGGSAVPGAVNKVGMFEQAHGGILYLDEISDMPLETQGKILRVLQEQTFQRVGGSRHIKVEVRVIASTSRDLQVEIAGKRFREDLFYRLNVVPLRVPSLNERRDDIPLLIHHFLGSATAMSGLVPRELSSDALAVLQTCDWPGNVRQLRNVIDWILIMAPGGSNAPVNSDMLPAELLMQTPVSLRPKNGAEMMGLPLREAREMFEKQYLERQVTRFGHNISRTASFVGMERSALHRKLKTLGITGDDR, encoded by the coding sequence ATGGCAACTGACATCCTGATTGTTGATGACGAGCGGGACATTTGCTCGCTGATATCCGGAATTCTCGTCGATGAGGGCTACAAAGCTCGCGTGGCGGGCGATGCTGATAGTGCGCTTGCGGAGATTGAGGACCGTCAGCCGGATGCGATTCTCCTCGATATTTGGCTGGAGGGCAGCCGGCTCGACGGCATGGCGCTGCTCAAACTGCTCAAAGAACGTGACATGGACATGCCGGTGATCATGATCAGCGGGCATGGCAACATCCAGACCGCGGTTACATCCATTAAGTTCGGGGCATATGACTTCATCGAGAAGCCGTTCGAAGCGGATCGTTTGCTGCTTTGTATTGAACGGGGCCTGGAGGCATTCCGGCTGAGACGTGAGAACGCGGAGCTTCGCCTGCGCACAGGGCGGCAGATCGAGATCGTTGGCAAATCCCAGTCGGTCAAGCAATTGCGCGAAGCGGTGAGCAAAGTTGCGCCGACCGGCAGCCGAGTTTTGATCAATGGTCCCGCTGGCTCGGGCAAAGAAGTTGTCGCCCGCGCCATTCATGCCCAATCGGGCCACGAGCAGGCGCCTTTCGTGGCCATCAATGCAGCGGCAATTACACCGGAGCGCATGGAGGAGAAACTGTTCGGCGTCGATGGCGGTAGTGCTGTGCCGGGCGCTGTGAATAAGGTCGGCATGTTCGAGCAGGCTCACGGCGGCATCCTCTACCTCGATGAGATTTCTGATATGCCACTGGAAACTCAGGGTAAAATCCTCCGGGTCCTACAGGAGCAAACGTTTCAGCGTGTCGGCGGTAGCCGCCACATCAAGGTCGAGGTGCGTGTCATAGCATCGACCAGTCGCGATCTTCAGGTGGAGATCGCGGGAAAGCGCTTCCGCGAGGATCTCTTTTATCGCTTGAATGTTGTGCCGCTGCGGGTGCCATCTCTGAACGAGCGTCGCGATGATATTCCTCTGCTGATTCATCATTTTCTGGGTAGTGCTACCGCCATGAGCGGGCTGGTGCCGCGTGAGCTTTCCAGCGACGCGCTTGCGGTATTGCAGACTTGCGACTGGCCCGGCAATGTGCGGCAATTGCGCAATGTCATCGACTGGATTTTGATTATGGCGCCGGGCGGTAGCAACGCCCCGGTAAACTCGGACATGCTCCCGGCGGAGCTGCTGATGCAAACACCAGTTTCTCTGCGTCCTAAGAACGGTGCTGAGATGATGGGGTTGCCTTTGCGTGAAGCGCGCGAAATGTTTGAAAAACAATATTTGGAGAGGCAGGTCACCCGGTTCGGACACAACATCTCGCGCACAGCTTCGTTTGTCGGCATGGAGCGCTCTGCCTTGCACCGCAAGCTAAAGACACTCGGCATCACCGGTGACGATCGTTAG